The Drechmeria coniospora strain ARSEF 6962 chromosome 02, whole genome shotgun sequence genome has a segment encoding these proteins:
- a CDS encoding TBP associated factor gives MASRLDRLVTIIETGSTRHVRDLAVNQLADWQKQHPDELFNLISRVVPYLRHKEWDTRNAAAKAIGKIVENAPLHDPNAGDDPNLDAHVDHVKKEEDEKDVELAGEEFFDFESLDIHAILQHGRELLRGGDIEYSLAALDPQARLEQQQKTLKGRLGLLGRKFEDEEMSIVVDGQAVPMTPIDASNGNGTICGEGIPGSSQAGVDPQLSTRQLNVLKRKRKREAMKASQGKGGFGDLSIRRPTTAGLEAIADETPTADSETKKNGKMNDYFSLDRPADVDEEKKVVSEFKGPIIPIKSEIETDSSVEGAEWPYERLCDFLKVDLFDATWETRHGAAMGLRELLRVHGGGAGRVLGKSREENEKLNRRWLDDLACRLCCVLMLDRFTDYSGDTSVAPIRETIGQTLGSVLKHIPAESVYAIYRVLFRMVMQEDLELERSIWAVCHGGMVGLRYVVAVRKDLLLQDGDMIDGIIKAVMKGLGDADDDVRSVSAATLIPMAHEFVTMRPAKLDDLTNIVWESLSNLGDDLSASTGRIMDLLATLCSFPQVLEAMKASAAQDEERSFTLLVPRLYPFLRHTITPVRLAVLKALLTFANLGSETSQGWLNGRILRLVFQNILVERDQETLDKSLVLWDALVRCLAATPTVLVDEFEPHIDALIQLTLHPIGVSRNPIPMNASLLQKPSGGTYSTSTASHPSTRRLSTPDGSDRAPKRRRRSTKVNEEAVSTHLTHDLDGHMMQGDVDFVGMEVLIRSRVSAAKAMGLIMSMVPPEKLEVFDALLIPGLTSAYASTQLAACQVLDEYAKNCASADSAARYVDHLQRISESDRPPAYRDLVNFVQRVRTQCQQLINLFRDHGKISQGRLPMLPVVVQGEPEAGPGAFSIATAEKCVGEDYEKLKKIMAPGQRLIASPQLAEARNLAMSVIEEAKAAKEARDTRIKSGASCAMVALRILPKKPSSLIKGIMESVKTEESQLLQSRSSETIAKLVQLFTDKGRKGPADKVVANLVKFSCVEVAETPEFSVHASKTDCILSMQKEEDRVDHADAAKWAKEAKAARITRRGAKDALEILSKTYAAALLETVPSLRTFMEAPMVTAFRGELPPEARDSENSLGQEIIDAMSVIRTLTPTLHQSLHPFVMGTVPLVIKALHSDLSVFRYMAAKCLATICSVMTVEGMTALVEEVLPSISNPLDLNFRQGVTEVIYHLIAVMGDAILPYVIFLIVPVLGRMSDSNNEIRLMATTSFATLVKLVPLEAGIPDPPGLSEKLLKGRDRERTFMAQLLDPKKVEQFHIPVAIKAELRSYQQEGVNWLNFLNKYHLHGILCDDMGLGKTLQTICIVASDHHQRAEGFAKTQSADLRKLPSLIVCPPTLSGHWQQEIKAYAPFLTVTAYVGPPAERKTLRDRLGETDIVITSYDVCRNDTEVLEKHSWNYMVLDEGHLIKNPKAKITQAVKRMASNHRLILTGTPIQNNVLELWSLFDFLMPGFLGAEKVFLDRFAKPIAASRYSKASSKEQEAGALAIEALHKQVLPFLLRRLKEEVLDDLPPKILQNYYCDLSDLQKKLFEDFTKKQGKKLQAEAGRDDKEAKTHIFQALQYMRKLCNSPALVMKPDTPSYSETQKILQNQGTSIEDVVHAPKLTALRDLLVDCGIGGDEGDSNDPLYQPIKPHRALIFCQMKEMLDMVQNKVLKELLPSVSHLRLDGSVEANKRQDIVNQFNSDPSYDVLLLTTSVGGLGLNLTGADTVIFVEHDWNPQKDLQAMDRAHRIGQKKVVNVYRLITRGTLEEKILSLQRFKIDVASTVVNQQNAGLSTMDTDQILDLFSLGDSGPNLPSDKPQHEMEGREEDMVDLETGDVLRQPGKKTWLDDLGELWDSKQYEESFDLDDFMKSMS, from the exons ATGGCTTCCAG ACTCGATAGGCTCGTTAC TATTATCGAAACCGGCAGTACCCGCCATGTTCGGGATCTAGCCGTCAACCAGCTGGCCGATTGGCAAAAACAGCACCCGGATGAACTCTTCAACCTAATATCGAGAGTTGTTCCCTATCTCCGCCACAAAGAATGGGACACGCGAAATGCCGCTGCGAAAGCCATCGGCAAAATCGTGGAGAACGCCCCGCTTCATGACCCAAACGCAGGAGATGACCCGAATCTTGACGCCCATGTTGACCATGTGAAgaaggaagaggacgagAAGGACGTCGAATTGGCTGGCGAGGAATTCTTCGACTTTGAATCCCTCGATATTCATGCGATTCTTCAACATGGACGGGAACTACTACGTGGCGGCGACATCGAGTATAGCCTGGCGGCTTTAGATCCTCAAGCTCGGctggagcagcagcagaaaaCCTTGAAAGGACGCCTCGGACTTCTTGGTCGAAAGTTTGAGGATGAAGAAATGTCGATAGTCGTGGACGGCCAAGCTGTACCGATGACTCCCATCGATGCAAGCAACGGGAACGGTACGATCTGCGGCGAAGGCATTCCTGGCTCGAGCCAAGCGGGCGTGGACCCGCAGCTGAGCACGAGGCAGCTCAATGTCCTGAAGCGGAAGCGAAAGAGAGAGGCGATGAAGGCGTCACAGGGCAAGGGCGGGTTCGGCGACCTGTCCATACGACGGCCAACGACGGCTGGATTGGAAGCCATCGCAGATGAGACCCCAACTGCTGATTCCGAGACCAAGAAGAACGGGAAAATGAATGACTACTTTAGCCTCGACCGCCCCGCTGACGTCGATGAGGAAAAAAAAGTCGTCAGCGAGTTCAAAGGTCCGATAATCCCCATCAAGTCCGAGATTGAAACCGACAGCTCCGTGGAAGGCGCCGAGTGGCCGTACGAAAGGCTTTGCGATTTTCTCAAGGTTGACCTCTTCGACGCAACTTGGGAAACACGGCACGGAGCCGCCATGGGATTGAGAGAACTGCTTCGAGTCCACGGCGGGGGCGCTGGCCGGGTGCTTGGTAAAAGCAGAGAGGAAAATGAAAAGCTGAACCGCCGGTGGCTTGACGACCTAGCCTGCCGTCTTTGCTGCGTCTTGATGCTGGACCGCTTCACCGATTACAGCGGAGACACGTCGGTTGCTCCGATCAGAGAGACGATTGGCCAAACCTTGGGTTCTGTCCTCAAGCACATACCTGCCGAGTCGGTGTATGCCATCTATCGCGTACTTTTCCGGATGGTGATGCAGGAAGACCTCGAGCTTGAAAGATCCATTTGGGCTGTCTGCCATGGTGGCATGGTTGGCTTGAGGTACGTCGTTGCAGTGCGGAAGGATCTTCTCCTACAGGACGGCGACATGatcgacggcatcatcaAGGCTGTCATGaaaggcctcggcgacgccgatgacgatgttCGCTCGGTCAGTGCCGCGACTCTTATCCCCATGGCGCACGAATTTGTCACAATGCGACCAGCAAAGCTGGATGACCTCACCAACATTGTGTGGGAAAGTCTCTCCAACCTTGGCGACGACTTGAGTGCTAGCACAGGGCGTATCATGGACCTTCTCGCCACCCTTTGCAGCTTTCCCCAGGTGCTGGAAGCAATGAAAGCTTCCGCAGCGCAGGACGAGGAACGTTCCTTTACGCTGCTGGTCCCGCGCCTGTATCCGTTCCTGCGACACACCATCACCCCAGTCCGCCTGGCCGTCCTGAAGGCACTGTTGACGTTTGCCAATCTTGGTTCTGAAACGTCCCAAGGCTGGTTGAATGGAAGAATCCTTAGGCTGGTTTTCCAAAACATCTTGGTGGAAAGAGATCAGGAGACACTCGACAAGTCGCTCGTGCTGTGGGATGCACTTGTCCGATGTTTGGCAGCCACCCCGACTGTGCTTGTCGACGAGTTCGAGCCTCACATCGACGCCCTGATACAGCTCACGCTGCATCCCATTGGCGTTTCGAGAAACCCCATTCCCATGAACGCCTCACTTCTTCAGAAGCCATCGGGTGGAACATATTCGACCTCGACAGCCTCGCACCCTTCCACCCGGAGATTGTCAACGCCGGACGGATCCGATAGGGCACCAAAGCGGCGGCGCAGGTCCACAAAGGTGAACGAAGAAGCCGTTTCCACCCACTTGACTCACGACCTCGATGGGCATATGATGCAGGGCGACGTTGATTTTGTTGGCATGGAAGTCTTGATCCGCTCTCGAGTCTCGGCTGCCAAGGCTATGGGCCTGATCATGTCAATGGTGCCGCCCGAGAAGCTCGAAGTTTTCGATGCTTTGCTGATTCCAGGCTTGACGTCCGCATATGCATCTACACAGCTCGCGGCTTGCCAAGTGCTCGACGAGTACGCGAAGAACTGTGCCAGCGCAGATTCTGCTGCTCGCTACGTCGACCACCTGCAGCGCATATCGGAATCCGATCGACCCCCTGCATACAGGGACCTCGTCAACTTCGTCCAGCGCGTCAGGACACAATGCCAGCAGCTTATCAACCTATTCCGCGACCACGGCAAGATATCTCAAGGCAGGCTGCCCATGCTTCCCGTAGTGGTCCAAGGAGAGCCCGAAGCTGGACCGGGCGCCTTTTCCATTGCGACGGCTGAAAAGTGCGTGGGAGAGGATTACGAAAAACTGAAAAAGATAATGGCGCCCGGCCAACGTCTCATTGCCAGCCCGCAGCTCGCAGAAGCCCGCAATCTTGCCATGTCCGTcatcgaggaggccaaggctgCGAAGGAAGCTCGCGACACGAGGATAAAGTCTGGCGCATCCTGCGCCATGGTGGCGTTGAGAATTCTTCCGAAGAAGCCTAGCTCGCTGATAAAGGGCATCATGGAATCCGTGAAGACGGAGGAGAGTCAGCTGCTTCAGAGCCGCTCGTCGGAGACGATTGCAAAACTTGTCCAGCTGTTTACTGACAAGGGCAGGAAAGGACCTGCCGATAAAGTCGTTGCCAACTTGGTCAAGTTCTCCTGCGTTGAAGTTGCCGAGACGCCCGAGTTCTCGGTGCACGCCAGCAAGACGGACTGCATCCTTTCCATGCAGAAGGAAGAGGACAGGGTGGACCACGCAGATGCGGCGAAATGGGCGAAGGAGGCCAAAGCAGCCCGTATCACTCGACGTGGTGCCAAGGATGCTCTTGAGATCCTCTCCAAGACGTACGCCGCTGCTTTGCTTGAGACCGTTCCCAGCTTGCGAACGTTCATGGAGGCGCCAATGGTGACAGCCTTCCGCGGAGAACTTCCTCCTGAAGCGAGGGACTCCGAAAACAGCCTGGGCCAGGAAATCATCGACGCCATGTCCGTCATCAGAACGTTGACACCGACACTGCACCAGTCACTGCACCCATTTGTGATGGGCACCGTACCCCTCGTCATCAAAGCTCTCCATTCCGACTTGTCAGTGTTCCGCTACATGGCCGCCAAATGCCTGGCTACCATCTGCAGTGTCATGACCGTGGAAGGCATGACAGCACTGGTGGAGGAGGTACTTCCGTCCATCAGCAATCCCCTGGACCTGAACTTCCGACAAGGCGTGACCGAGGTAATATACCACCTGATCGCCGTCATGGGTGACGCCATCTTGCCCTATGTCATCTTCCTCATCGTTCCCGTTCTCGGACGGATGAGCGACTCGAATAACGAGATCCGCCTCATGGCCACGACGTCATTTGCTACATTGGTGAAGCTTGTTCCCCTCGAGGCAGGCATCCCGGATCCTCCTGGCCTGTCCGAGAAGTTGCTCAAGGGTCGAGACCGTGAGCGAACGTTTATGGCTCAACTACTTGACCCGAAGAAGGTGGAGCAGTTTCATATCCCTGTCGCCATCAAGGCCGAGCTGCGATCGTACCAGCAGGAGGGAGTCAACTGGCTCAACTTCCTCAACAAATATCATCTTCACGGCATTCTCTGCGATGACATGGGTCTCGGCAAGACCCTCCAGACCATTTGCATTGTTGCCAGTGATCACCATCAGCGAGCCGAGGGGTTTGCGAAGACGCAATCTGCTGACCTGCGGAAGCTTCCGTCCCTCATCGTCTGTCCCCCAACGCTGTCTGGCCATTGGCAGCAAGAGATAAAAGCGTATGCCCCCTTCTTGACCGTCACGGCATACGTGGGACCGCCGGCAGAGAGAAAGACTTTGAGGGACAGGCTCGGGGAAACGGATATTGTCATCACGTCCTACGACGTCTGCAGAAACGACACGGAAGTTCTGGAGAAGCATAGCTGGAACTACATGGTACTTGACGAGGGACACCTGATCAAGAACCCCAAAGCAAAGATAACGCAGGCCGTCAAGAGGATGGCGAGCAACCACCGGCTGATACTGACCGGCACCCCGATTCAGAACAACGTGCTCGAGCTCTGGTCGCTGTTTGACTTCTTAATGCCAGGATTCCTCGGCGCTGAAAAGGTGTTCCTGGACCGGTTTGCGAAGCCAATTGCGGCCAGTCGTTACAGCAAGGCATCCTCCAAGGAGCAGGAAGCAGGGGCGCTGGCTATCGAGGCACTGCACAAGCAGGTCTTGCCCTTCCTGCTGCGTCGTCTCAAGGAAGAAGTGCTCGATGACTTGCCACCAAAGATCCTGCAGAACTACTATTGCGACCTCAGCGACCTTCAGAAGAAGCTGTTTGAAGATTTCACGAAGAAGCAGGGCAAGAAGCTGCAGGCGGAAGCTGGGCGCGACGACAAGGAAGCCAAAACGCACATTTTCCAAGCTttgcagtacatgcgcaAGTTGTGCAACTCGCCCGCGCTCGTCATGAAGCCGGATACGCCGTCGTACAGCGAGACGCAGAAGATTCTTCAAAACCAGGGGACTTCGATCGAGGATGTTGTCCACGCACCAAAGCTGACGGCACTCCGCGACCTTTTGGTTGACTGCGGCAttggcggcgatgagggGGATTCGAATGACCCCTTGTACCAACCCATCAAGCCTCATCGTGCCCTCATCTTTTGCCAGATGAAAGAAATGTTGGATATGGTGCAGAACAAGGTGCTCAAGGAGCTGCTGCCGTCGGTATCGCATCTCCGCCTGGACGGCTCGGTCGAGGCAAACAAACGGCAGGACATTGTCAACCAATTCAACAGCGACCCGTCATATGACGTCTTGTTGCTCACGACGAGCGTTGGAGGACTGGGACTCAACCTGACGGGTGCAGACACAGTCATCTTCGTGGAGCACGACTGGAACCCGCAAAAGGATCTGCAGGCCATGGACCGCGCGCACCGCATCGGCCAGAAGAAGGTAGTTAACGTGTATCGTCTCATCACGCGGGGTACGCTGGAAGAGAAGATCCTGAGCCTCCAACGGTTCAAAATCGATGTTGCCTCCACAGTGGTCAACCAGCAGAACGCGGGGCTGTCGACAATGGATACGGATCAGATTCTCGACCTCTTCAGCCTCGGCGATTCCGGCCCGAATCTCCCCTCGGACAAGCCTCAGCATGAGATGGAAGGCCGGGAGGAGGATATGGTGGACCTTGAGACGGGCGATGTGCTGCGACAGCCTGGCAAGAAGACATGGTTGGACGACCTGGGCGAGCTCTGGGACAGCAAGCAGTACGAGGAGAGCTTCGACTTGGACGACTTTATGAAAAGCATGTCGTAG
- a CDS encoding RecF/RecN/SMC: MYIKQIIIQGFKSYKDQTVIEPFSPKTNIIVGRNGSGKSNFFAAMRFVLSDAYTQMSREERQGLLHEGSGSAVMSAYVEIIFDNSDDRFPTGNKEVVLRRTIGLKKDEYSVDRKVVSKTDVMNLLEAAGFSRSNPYYIVPQGRVTALTNMKESERLNLLKEVAGTQVYEARRSESLKIMHETNNKREKIDELLVYIRERLTELEEEKEELRGFQDKDRERRCLEYAYHHREQTTVQSTLEEIDNARQDGLDMADSSRSEFAKGEKAIAKMEGDIQSLQREIELLQIDRRQHEEDRRDSAKTLAKVELKARNLKDGMSAQEKARAQHDAELESVQADIASKEKELARTLPAYTREKQNEDEVKRQLDAAEAKRSRLFAKQSRGSRFKNESERDAWLQQEINDLSTTMSMQKANKLEADEEVVKVEASISQGEQEVADLRQRLANWSGDRTQLAEQVSQARLALDKLNDERKHIRRGDDKLNSVISNARQEKEKAERELSHAMDGATARGLATIRRLKQEQDIPGAFGTLADLLDVSEAYRLPVEQTAGSSLFHYVVDSADTATYLADILYRQHGGRVTFMPLAQLRPRQVHFPRSNDAIPLISKITYDAKFEKAFQQVFGRTVVCPNLAVAGQYARSHGLDGITVEGDTANKRGAMTGGYIDPRKSRLEAVKAANKWRAEFEDLISQSRDIRGQIERKDQEITGAMSDVQKLEQKLRQAEDGFEPLKHELRNKSAYIENERTHHDAAMKRRDAVEKNMVGFMEEIAAHESELKTKFKKSLTAEEEGELEALSLRTQQLQKQWNEVSSARRQLEKTKQLLEVDLRQNLQMKLDQLNSQAFEYSASGASAGGLKEVDRELKKARQVLQAVKSSLEETESKVEELVGRMERISTEKGRLEQIQIDISTRIEKQQKRMEKTLQRKALLTAQAAECAKNIRELGVLPEEAFDKYENMDAKVITSKLKRVNEALKKYKHVNKKAFEQYNNFTTQQGHLMKRRKELDASQGSIEELVEHLDRRKDEAIERTFKQVSKEFATIFSKLVPAGHGRLVIQRRTDRRQDVDESDDEARGSVENYIGVGISVSFNSKHLDEQQRIQQLSGGQKSLCALCLIFALQATESSPMVIFDEVDANLDAQYRTAVASLLESISDEIGTQFICTTFRPEIVHVADKCYGVTFRNKTSSINCVSTEDALNFVEGQAKPA; the protein is encoded by the exons ATGTACATCAAACAGATCATCATCCAGGGCTTCAAAAG CTACAAGGACCAGACCGTCATCGAACCCTTCTCACCAAAGACGAACATCATCGTCGGTCGCAATGGCTCCGGAAAGAGTAATTTCTTCGCGGCCATGCGCTTCGTCCTCAGCGATGCGTATACACAAATGAGCCGCGAGGAACGCCAGGGTCTTCTCCACGAAGGCTCTGGCTCTGCCGTCATGTCGGCATATGTTGAGATCATATTCGACAATAGCGATGATCGTTTCCCCACCGGCAACAAAGAGGTTGTCTTGAGACGCACGATCGGCCTCAAAAAGGACGAATATTCGGTCGATCGAAAGGTTGTCTCCAAGACGGACGTGATGAACCTGCTGGAAGCCGCGGGATTCTCTCGATCGAACCCTTACTATATTGTCCCCCAAGGCCGCGTTACGGCGTTGACGAACATGAAAGAGTCGGAACGACTGAACCTGCTGAAGGAGGTCGCTGGCACCCAGGTATACGAGGCAAGACGATCCGAGTCGCTCAAGATCATGCATGAAACCAACAACAAGCGAGAGAAGATCGACGAGCTTCTGGTATATATCCGAGAAAGATTGACGGAGCTCGAAGAGGAGAAGGAAGAGCTCAGGGGCTTCCAAGATAAAGATCGGGAGCGGAGATGTCTCGAGTACGCCTACCACCACAGGGAACAGACGACCGTTCAGTCAACACTCGAGGAGATTGATAACGCGCGCCAAGACGGCCTTGACATGGCAGACTCGAGCCGTTCTGAATTTGCCAAGGGCGAGAAAGCCATTGCCAAGATGGAGGGCGACATCCAATCTCTGCAGCGGGAAATTGAACTTTTGCAGATCGATCGCCGTCAGCATGAGGAGGATAGGCGTGATTCCGCCAAAACGCTCGCCAAGGTTGAACTCAAAGCTAGGAACCTCAAGGATGGAATGTCGGCGCAAGAGAAAGCCCGAGCGCAGCACGATGCGGAGCTAGAGTCCGTCCAGGCCGACATTGCATCCAAGGAGAAAGAACTAGCCAGAACTCTACCCGCATATACCAGGGAGAAGCAGAACGAAGACGAAGTGAAGCGGCAGCTCGATGCGGCCGAAGCTAAACGGTCACGCCTTTTTGCCAAGCAAAGCCGAGGCTCTCGGTTCAAGAACGAATCCGAACGAGATGCGTGGTTGCAGCAGGAGATCAACGACCtatcgacgacgatgagcatGCAAAAGGCAaacaagctcgaggccgatgaaGAGGTTGTCAAAGTGGAGGCCTCCATTAGCCAGGGCGAGCAAGAGGTTGCGGATTTGCGACAGCGTCTCGCGAATTGGAGTGGCGACAGAACACAACTGGCAGAGCAAGTTTCTCAGGCGCGGCTGGCGCTCGACAAGCTGAACGACGAACGGAAGCACATCCGCCGCGGTGACGACAAGCTCAACTCGGTCATCTCGAATGCCCGGCAGGAGAAAGAAAAGGCGGAACGAGAGCTGTCCCACGCCATGGACGGTGCCACAGCCCGGGGTCTTGCTACCATCCGGCGTTTAAAGCAGGAGCAAGACATTCCTGGCGCTTTTGGGACATTGGCAGACCTCCTTGATGTCAGCGAAGCCTACAGGCTTCCCGTTGAACAGACGGCAGGCTCCAGTTTGTTTCACTACGTGGTCGACAGTGCCGACACGGCAACGTATCTGGCCGACATCCTCTATAGGCAacacggcggccgagtcaCATTCATGCCGCTTGCGCAACTTCGACCACGCCAAGTGCACTTCCCGAGGTCGAACGACGCGATTCCCTTGATCAGCAAAATCACGTACGATGCCAAGTTTGAAAAGGCGTTTCAGCAAGTCTTCGGAAGGACGGTCGTCTGCCCcaacctcgccgtcgcgggaCAGTACGCCCGAAGTCACGGACTCGACGGCATCACGGTTGAGGGTGACACCGCGAACAAGAGGGGTGCCATGACGGGCGGTTATATCGACCCTCGCAAGTCTCGTCTggaggccgtcaaggccgccaaCAAGTGGCGAGCCGAGTTTGAAGACCTCATTTCGCAGTCGCGTGATATCCGAGGTCAGATCGAACGCAAGGATCAGGAAATTACCGGCGCCATGTCTGATGTGCAGAAGCTTGAGCAGAAGCTGCGGCAAGCGGAGGATGGGTTTGAGCCACTGAAGCACGAGCTGAGAAACAAGTCAGCGTACATCGAGAATGAACGGACGCACCATGACGCCGCCATGAAGCGCCGCGACGCGGTTGAGAAAAACATGGTGGGCTTCATGGAAGAAATCGCTGCTCACGAATCCGAGCTCAAGACGAAGTTTAAGAAGAGTCtgacggcggaggaggagggcgagctTGAAGCGCTCAGCCTACGCACGCAGCAGCTCCAGAAGCAGTGGAACGAGGTGAGCAGTGCTCGACGACAGCTGGAGAAGACAAAGCAGCTCCTCGAAGTCGATCTGCGGCAGAACCTTCAGATGAAGCTGGACCAGCTCAACAGCCAAGCGTTTGAATACTCCGCCTCGGGTGCATCGGCTGGTGGCCTGAAGGAAGTGGATAGGGAGCTGAAGAAGGCCCGGCAGGTTTTGCAAGCGGTCAAGTCAAGCTTGGAGGAGACGGAGAGCAAGGTGGAGGAGCTTGTTGGCCGAATGGAACGAATTTCGACCGAGAAAGGCCGACTCGAACAGATTCAGATTGACATCTCGACACGGATCgagaagcagcagaagcGCATGGAGAAGACGTTGCAGCGGAAAGCGCTTCTGACGGCACAGGCAGCGGAGTGCGCGAAGAACATCCGCGAACTCGGTGTACTCCCCGAAGAGGCCTTTGACAAGTACGAGAACATGGATGCGAAAGTG ATTACGTCCAAGCTGAAAAGAGTCAATGAGGCGCTGAAAAAATACAAGCACGTCAATAAGAAAGCGTTTGAGCAGTACAACAACTTCACGACTCAGCAAGGCCATTTGATGAAGCGACGCAAAGAGTTGGACGCCTCGCAAGGGTCCATCGAGGAGCTTGTCGAGCACCTCGATCGTCGCAAGGATGAGGCGATCGAGCGGACGTTTAAGCAAGTGTCGAAGGAGTTCGCCACCATTTTCAGCAAGCTGGTGCCCGCAGgccacggccggctcgtGATCCAACGCAGGACCGATCGTCggcaggacgtcgacgagtcgGATGACGAGGCGCGAGGGAGCGTGGAAAACTACATTGGCGTTGGGATCAGCGTCTCGTTCAACTCGAagcacctcgacgagcagcaaAGGATCCAACAACTCAGTGGTGGACAGAAGA GTTTGTGCGCTCTCTGCCTCATCTTTGCGCTTCAAGCGACGGAAAGCAGCCCCATGGTCATAttcgacgaggtcgatgccAACCTGGATGCGCAGTACCGAACGGCTGTGGCGTCCCTGCTCGAGTCGATTTCAGACGAGATTGGCACCCAATTCATCTGCACCACTTTCCGACCCGAGATTGTCCACGTTGCAGACAAGTGCTACGGTGTGACATTCCGCAACAAGACGAGCTCCATCAACTGCGTCAGCACAGAGGATGCGCTGAACTTTGTCGAGGGCCAGGCCAAGCCAGCCTAG
- a CDS encoding Hsp90 co-chaperone Cdc37: MPVDYSKWDALELSDDSDIEVHPNVDKRSFIRAKQNQIHQERHHRKLQIETLKYEFVINEGLMHRISALLASLKAHASEATTRNPGEIAFQAVMESARNLKDDKPPPPPAGVHSEEREQHSYSKMMAVLLDQVNKALDEKKPTDRYSAMIEEIQEHENKVKKLQRDLTAKLAELEKEEKKKITSADIHTGFDSSHVAKPQPAGQKQESTQVELLNPNSLSSGTTSSGETTTAEGDEEVEASAAAKKFAQIKENDYGASLQYISQNPQILTERETDGLLVLAFDAALERQDDFCRQCVHQALLLQYCRVLGKDGVGLFFKRIMTPGHQAKGVFYKDVQETYMRIRNRSREIIAERAKEPEGVEQIQLHAVEPGTVINIKVPAADSDDAEVQKARDIFNGFKPEMQRALESGELNEVNKVLGEMAVEDAEAILEEFGAANILSLEEQIIDTTTEEGQKQLKQLEAAAAAPTETTTEDPEL; the protein is encoded by the exons ATGCCGGTGGATTACAGCAAATGG GACGCGCTGGAGCTCAGCGATGATTCCGACATCGAAGTGCATCCGAACGTCGACAAGCGATCGTTTATCCGCGCGAAGCAAAATCAGATCCACCAGGAGCGCCATCACCGCAAGCTCCAGATCGAGACGCTCAAGTATGAGTTTGTCATCAACGAAGGCCTAATGCACCGCATTTCTGCCCTGCTGGCGTCACTCAAAGCACATGCCTCGGAAGCGACGACCAGAAACCCGGGCGAGATTGCTTTTCAGGCTGTCATGGAGTCTGCGAGGAACCTTAAGGATGACAagcccccgcccccgccggcgGGAGTCCACAGCGAGGAGAGGGAACAGCATTCGTACTCCAAGATGATGGCCGTGCTGTTGGACCAGGTAAACAAGGCGTTGGACGAGAAGAAGCCCACCGATCGGTACAGCGCGATGATTGAGGAGATTCAAGAGCATGAGAACAAGGTCAAGAAGCTGCAGCGGGACCTGACGGCGAAGTTGGCGGagctggagaaggaggagaagaagaagattACCAGCGCTGACATTCACACCGGATTCGACAGCTCACACGTGGCAAAGCCGCAACCGGCTGGCCAGAAGCAGGAATCGACGCAGGTTGAGCTGTTGAACCCCAACAGCCTGTCGTCGGGCACCACATCGTCcggggagacgacgacggccgagggcgatgaaGAGGTCGAAgcatcggccgcggcgaAGAAGTTTGCTCAGATCAAAGAAAATGACTACGGCGCGAGTCTTCAGTACATATCACAGAACCCCCAGATCCTGACGGAGCGGGAAACGGACGGACTCTTGGTCCTGGctttcgacgccgccctggAGCGCCAGGACGACTTCTGCCGGCAATGCGTCCACCAAGCGCTGCTTCTGCAGTACTGCCGCGTCCTGGGCAAGGACGGTGTCGGGCTCTTCTTCAAGCGCATCATGACGCCGGGCCACCAGGCAAAGGGAGTCTTCTACAAGGATGTGCAGGAGACGTACATGAGGATCAGGAACCGGTCGCGGGAGATCATCGCGGAGAGGGCCAAGGAgcccgagggcgtcgagcagaTTCAACTACACGCAGTAGAGCCGGGGACGGTCATCAACATCAAggtgcccgccgccgacagcgacgatgccgaggtgCAGAAGGCGCGCGATATTTTCAACGGCTTCAAGCCGGAGATGCAGAGAGCGCTAGAGTCGGGCGAGCTGAACGAGGTGAACAAGGTGCTTGGCGAGATGGCGGTGGAGGATGCCGAAGCCATCCTGGAGGAGTTTGGAGCG GCAAACATCCTTAGTCTCGAAGAGCAGATTATCgatacgacgacggaggagggCCAGAAGCAGCTCAAGCAACTGGAAGCTGCAGCGGCCGCTCCCACAGAGACCACGACGGAGGATCCGGAGCTGTAA
- a CDS encoding cell wall biogenesis protein Ecm15, with protein MLNQRDAKVGTGTTSVAEEVAEVQRLLKASGLRYTMHSAGTTVERGFGKTSRSSTVQANGGTPARAEGSWDEVMAVVGKAHTVVHRRGVVRVQLSMRVGSRHAPPKILYARARRTAEEKVKRVEKLLADQSS; from the exons ATGCTGAACCAGAGGGACGCCAAGGTCGGCACCGGAACGACTTCGGTGGCGGAAgaggtggccgaggtgcAGCGTCTGCTGAAGGCGAGCGGGCTCCGGTACACGATGCACTCCGCCGGGACGACGGTCG AGCGAGGCTTCGGAAAAACATCGAGATCCAGCACGGTGCAAGCTAACGGCGGCACTCCGGCGCGTGCAGAGGGCAGTTGGGACGaggtcatggccgtcgtcggcaaggcgCACACCGTTGTCCACCGCCGTGGCGTGGTTCGGGTGCAGTTGTCGATGAGGGTCGGCTCGAGGCACGCCCCCCCAAAGATCCTCTATGCGCGAGCACGCCGG acggccgaggagaaggtgAAGCGGGTGGAGAAACTGCTGGCAGACCAGAGCAGCTGA